ATACTATCAAGGAGATCCAAAACATGTCACTCTTCCTCAAATTGATAGGCGGAGGAGGTTTACAATGAAGATTTTATTAAGCAGTGTTGGCAGGAGTTGATGCAATGATATCATCCTTAGATATGAAAAAAAGCATTACCTTAAATGTCCTTTGCTGGATATAGAAGCATCTGGTTTGGGAGTACCATTGTGTGCAGCCTCCTGCTGTTCAAGAGCCTTGGACTCAAAATATTCAAGCCATGCAGCCGCATCCTTATATATGTTAATGAGTGTCGAGAGTTAGAAAAACTGTTAAGGCTTTTAAGAGGACACAGGATGGAAATACTATGTCACCTGTGTACGTAGGTCATCTGACCCAAGTTTAGCCTGCAATATCCTCAACGTGGTTTGTTCATGCTGAACACTCAATGAATACGCCTCCATCAAAGAGAGAGCGATAGCTATAGCATGATAACTTGCAGCAGTCTGCACAAGTCAGCAGAAAAGTATAAAAAGTAATGTATAAATTGAACTGGCTTTGTAATTTCCATGTATAATTTCCTAATACATGGAAAAAGGATGGAGAGAAAGAGTACTTGAATGTGATCAGCTCCAAGTAGCCTCTGGTTACATTTAAGAGCCTCGTGTAGGTATCTAAGAGCAATATGAACATTTCCTAGACCTTCTTCCATCATAGCTACATTGATATAGGTGGCAGCAGTATTTGGATGAGAAGGTCCACATGTCAGATGCAAAAGGTACAATGCCCGATTCACATACCTATAATGGGACAAGGTAGATAAATTTCTTCAATGCAAACACGTCACTGATTCGAGGAGGCTTAGattgtatgaaaataaaaatacttactTCAAGGCTAACTCAGTGTGCTGGAGTCGGTAGTAAAAAACAGCCAAGTCGCCATAACTCTTCATTGTATCTGGATGATCAAGCCCGAGCTCTCTCTCATTTATATCTAGAGCTTTTTGTTGATAAATGGTAGCCTGGAGAGAAAAAAGGTCCTTATCTTAGCTAGAGGTCAAACAGACATAAGCATTAGAATGAAAACCATATCTTTCCTGGATACTAGAACTCACAGCTCAACAGAGAAGGTGACAGAGGTCACAACAAAAGCTAAGAGAACAGGCCTATGCAAACCCCAAACACACGCACTTCAAAGGACTAGGATTTTACTATTAAACAGTTTGTTTGCGGATAAAAGTGAGATGAAAATATTGTTCTTTTTTCATTCGATCAATTGATTCTTCAAAAGGTGTACAACTCTATATATAACATTTAGATTGTCACTTGTAAACTACAAGTGTCTTACtgataaaagtaaaataacataataatataagttcatgGACTAATTACTAATATGCTCTATCTACTAACACTAACCCTCCTAACTGTTACATTTTCCAATAAGTAAAAATGATATGACCCCATTTCTCTTCTTTCTATTTTATGGTTTCAATCTTAGACCTGGGTTTGTTTCCCTGCAAGAGGCTAGCACAACATCTCCCACCATAACTCCTCACTTCATTCAAGGTGCTTTAGTGAGAATTTGAACTTTCAACCCCAACCTCTTAGTtcaagattgttattaattgaGCTACAATGGGTGGATGAGCTTATTATAGACAGGCCCTGGGGTAAAACGGACTCATGGACATAAAGGAAAAGCTTAACCAACGATTCTGAAGTACTTTTTTATTCTAACACTAAAATActatatactttaaattttgCTTAAAAATGCAACGtgatataaaagaaaaaaaaaggtgaagTCGGTTAGGGCAGCTCCATCCTCGGGCCGGCCCTAATTATAGTTAGTGTTGTGGTTGTGATGTTTCTTCAATCGGAAGTTCTTATCTAATCGTAATCTACTCCTAGGAGGTTATCAGACTTAATTGAAGGGGTCTTTTTCCCCTCCTTCTCACCTTCTTCTTTTCGTTCCCATTTCTGTTTCTTTTGCTCATTGTACCATAAATCACTAAGATCTGACCGAAAACCAGTCATTTGATGAACACAAGTGTCTTTTTTGAGTACTTACTTGATTAAAATCCCCTGTATGATACAACACCACAGCCAAAAGACTATATGCTCCCGCTGTCATTCTGTGGTAAGGGCCACAAACTGTGATAAGCTTGGAAAGTGCCTGTGAAGTTTAACAACAGGGAATATTAGCCCTACAGACAATACTTTTTTAAGTATGATTGGCAGTTGGCACATTCTGTTGATTTGTCAGACCTTTGTTCCATAATTAACAGCATCCTCTAGTTTCCCTTTGTCCAATGATGTCTTGGATGATTCCAACAGTGTTCGACCATCCGCAGATGAACATGCAACATGCTGTTCTTAACAATATTAATTGTCAGGTTACTGAATTTCACCATTTCGACTAAAACAacaaatagtttatattttcataCCTTGTAGACGGGTACCATACTTATAATGTCAGACTTTTTGAAAGGAGATGCTGAATCCAAATCATAGTCTCTAGGGACAAGCTCCAGTCCAACCTAAGGAAAATAGAATGGAATAGACGTCTTGAGATCTCTCAGCCCCAATTAGAAACACTTTGTTTATGTTTctatatttgaaaacatttgatACACAGTAACGTTTGGAAACAAAATTTAGTTAGGAATCTGGAAACGTGTCCAAATACAGAAACaaaagtgtttctaaatggGATCAACGGATACATACCTACATGAGCAAGCAGATAATCATACCTTGTGGCAAAGCCCACGAAGAATGGAAAACTTTCTCAGATCCTGTCGGTTTACTAATTTCCATTGCCATCCATACCTCTTCAGAAGGAAAGTTTCAACCCACTTCCATTTTAGTGTTTCATCGTCATCACCTGTTTCTATGAGATCACCTTCACCAGAAGTTTTTCCTAGCAATATATTCAGACATGATGCTATTGATGCAGCCAAATCAGACACACTATCAACTGCTGCTATGACAGCTTGCAATATATGTTTGTAGGCTCGAACAACCATCTCATGTATGCAAAGTGATTGCACATGGGGAAGCTTGTCTGCAAGCTCAACCTGGCACAAGCAGTGGAAAtagcaaataaaataaacatcgAGAGAATCCGAGTACAAATGACCGAGAAGAGCAGCTTTTGCTAAATCTCGTGCAGTTTCTTGAAAACTTGCTTCCAATATTAAACTTTGGGATATGTTGGGATAGACATAATTTTAACACAACTTATCACTTAATCCAAATAactaagtgtttatttgaattaagctataattgttatttaaaatcacttaattcTTTAAATTCGGCTCAAAATAAgctaaaaaattgatttaatttggAAAGTTGTGAATGACTTATGTTGAAAGTAATCagttttatcaaacacaccctaagaacattacaaaaacaatagattATTACCACACGCCCCAACGATTGCATCTGTAAGCCCCTGGTATGCATGAAATCTGTCAGTGTTCGCCCATCAACCGGAGAGAGTTCGAGTGAGCCAAAATCTGCAACCTGGAAAACATCAAGCAATAGCGATTACAAACCATGTTTAATAGATTTTTCCATTATCATTCTACTTTCAGAAACATCACTATCATTCTTTAGGGGTTTTACCAGCTTGGGAAGTGCAGTATCAGCATAGTAGCTATGCGCCATCTCGATCAACTCATCTGGTGACTGCAAACAAGAATAGAACAAAGCCAAATATAAGCTCACAAAACACTTGTTGTTTTTGTGCTTTTGTATCTTGATCCATTTCCGGATAAAGAAGCATAAATAATTTTCTGAATGACTGTGACTAAATTTAGCTTACAAACGATTATGTATCTATAAACGAATTGAGATACATAAACAGTATGTGTCTCCAAATGAGGATACCTAAGACAAACTGAATGTCTCCGAGAAATATACTGTAGAATCATATGGTAACAGAAAGACATAAAAAATCATTTGGATAAATTGAACCTTTAGATGCAGGCCAGTTTCAGATTCTTTAAGACGCAAATATGCTGCTTCAGGTAGTACTTGTTTCCAGATCTCTTCCTTCTCCTCATCTAGTTTCTCCTGTCCAATATTACTATCAGCATCCTTTCCTTGTTCTAACTTGAGGTTCTTATCGTCCattcttttcttaatttctttcaACAGACCACCTTGCTTTCCAAGACCTTTTACAGCAGGATCAACCTtggtttcttcatttttcttagTTTCATTCTTTCCAGAGGCCTGATTTTGCAAGTGTTGTACCCAACAAGCTCCCAGCTCCCATCTGATAGATCTTGAACGTATACCATCTTCTCCCTGTAGCTTCAGTAGACTTTCACCAACCACTTCTCTTACCAAAGATCTAGTAGAATTCAAATCTTCTAAATCTGCACTATTTGATCTTTGAGCTACAGGTGTAGATGGCTGTTGCAGTAGTGTTCTCAAGCTGAAATAGAGACAAGAGAACAAAAAGAACTCAATTACCACACAAGAAGTTCTTCATCAACATGTACAGTTTTGTTTGTCCTATCACTGACCTATTTACATTCAGAGCATTAGCACCTCCTTCGGGCTGGTCTTCAATGTCTATAACTTCTGGAATAAGCTTTCCGTCCCAATTTACTTCACTGTTGACTTTCACAACTGCTGTATGGCCACAATGCCTAACAACTACCACACCTAGAGTAGCAGTATCCTGCAAAATAAATGAATAGAATAGggaatgttataaaaatatatataagaataaagaagaagaaacagttCGGTAGTTAATTAGTTACACACGTGGACGGTGGCACTCTCATCTGCAGTTATCCCTTTCAACAAGTTTCTCTTAGCAAGATCGTCATGTGAAAGCCCAAGGACTTGACTACCATCATTTTTGCTATCCAAATTTGCACTTGCATCTGGCAGGTCTTTCGTAACACTAATAAGGAGATCCCCAATTTTTTCCTCATAATGTGAAAGGTGACTACTACTATTGTAAATCAGATGTCGGATGGTTGCAACAGCTTTGAAGACTGAAATGTCGACAAATAAACTGTGAAGAAGAAATGCCTTTCTATCACGAATCTGCCTCTCATCTGCTGTTTTACAAGGCATTGCCGCTAGAATTGCAAACTCCTTTGCCCAAGGTCGGTTATCGTGTTTTCCATCTCTTCCTTGTCCACCTCCATTTCCTCCCCAGTTTTCATCCTCCACAGGAAGAGGAGGAAATATAGAAGGATTCTCCGAAACCATAGGCGGTACAACCCAAGTATTTGCTCGAAAACCATATGGAAGATTTCCAAACTGAAACATAAAGGAAAATACCCAATCAACAATTGTTCATCCCCAGTTACAAATATTTCAAGTGTTTTACCTTATTATGATCAATAAAAGCCTTTATTAGTGCTTTATAAGCCTGAGAAGAGAAATGGTACACCATTTAATTtcagtaatatatataataaacatgaATAACCCACTTACAGCATCAAATATCCGACTTATCTGCTGCAATAATCCAACCAAAGAGTGACAGAGAAGACTGCGTTTTCCAGCAGGATAGAATCCTTCTCGAGAAGCAACAATTGTCGTTGGCTTCCCAGTACAAACTCGAACCTGCGTGTAAAGAAAGCCAAATTCATTTTCGTCTGATCAAAATTAGGGTTAAAAAGAGATATCTTacatcaatttgaaagaaatcatcttGAGTTCTATCCTCAAGGAATGGTCGACTCGATTTCCTAATATCTGcataatcaaaacaaaacaaaacacttGATTCAATAAGAAAGAAACCACGAATCAactaaaagaaagagaaagatagAGTAGAACTAACATTGAATAGGTGATGTGAGGTGTGAAAATGAGAAGAAATCATAGAACTGGCCAAGCTTTGGCGGAGGACACAAAACCGCCGCAATATCGCCTTTATCCCCTGCATCTCCGGCGGAAGCAACACCGGCAGCGGTCTTGGGCTTCGCATTGGTAGTGACATCGGAGGAATCTGAACCGGGTTCGAGTTCGCTCGAATCAGTGTCCTTACTCACCGATTCTTTGTGACTCGGTCGACTGGCGGTTTTGGACGAAGACGAACCGAAAGAGGTCGTGCATGCAACAATATCGAGAAGACGACGCACGTGTGAAATAGCTTGCTCTTCTGTGTAGTCCTCtgtataattttgtatttacaAATTCATCCCTTaagtttcattttataaattttaagtcCCAAtactttcttttattaatattctttcttcttttttaaaaaaatacaatggacttttataaataactttttttgtttaaaaaacaaTGATTGACTATAGTTTGAAGgaagtttgaatttttattttttttataaaaaaatcttacataatattaatatataatactaaaataataaataataatttaaattaaaaactattttaatatttcatttaatgaattaaataagtTTGTA
This is a stretch of genomic DNA from Impatiens glandulifera chromosome 4, dImpGla2.1, whole genome shotgun sequence. It encodes these proteins:
- the LOC124933628 gene encoding protein REDUCED CHLOROPLAST COVERAGE 2; translated protein: MAPKTGKAKPHKGKGEKKKKEEKVLPVVIEFTVETPDESQVTLKGISTDRILDVRKLLTVNVETCHLTNYSLSHEVRGTRLKDSVDILSLKPFQLTMVEEDYTEEQAISHVRRLLDIVACTTSFGSSSSKTASRPSHKESVSKDTDSSELEPGSDSSDVTTNAKPKTAAGVASAGDAGDKGDIAAVLCPPPKLGQFYDFFSFSHLTSPIQYIRKSSRPFLEDRTQDDFFQIDVRVCTGKPTTIVASREGFYPAGKRSLLCHSLVGLLQQISRIFDAAYKALIKAFIDHNKFGNLPYGFRANTWVVPPMVSENPSIFPPLPVEDENWGGNGGGQGRDGKHDNRPWAKEFAILAAMPCKTADERQIRDRKAFLLHSLFVDISVFKAVATIRHLIYNSSSHLSHYEEKIGDLLISVTKDLPDASANLDSKNDGSQVLGLSHDDLAKRNLLKGITADESATVHDTATLGVVVVRHCGHTAVVKVNSEVNWDGKLIPEVIDIEDQPEGGANALNVNSLRTLLQQPSTPVAQRSNSADLEDLNSTRSLVREVVGESLLKLQGEDGIRSRSIRWELGACWVQHLQNQASGKNETKKNEETKVDPAVKGLGKQGGLLKEIKKRMDDKNLKLEQGKDADSNIGQEKLDEEKEEIWKQVLPEAAYLRLKESETGLHLKSPDELIEMAHSYYADTALPKLVADFGSLELSPVDGRTLTDFMHTRGLQMQSLGRVVELADKLPHVQSLCIHEMVVRAYKHILQAVIAAVDSVSDLAASIASCLNILLGKTSGEGDLIETGDDDETLKWKWVETFLLKRYGWQWKLVNRQDLRKFSILRGLCHKVGLELVPRDYDLDSASPFKKSDIISMVPVYKHVACSSADGRTLLESSKTSLDKGKLEDAVNYGTKALSKLITVCGPYHRMTAGAYSLLAVVLYHTGDFNQATIYQQKALDINERELGLDHPDTMKSYGDLAVFYYRLQHTELALKYVNRALYLLHLTCGPSHPNTAATYINVAMMEEGLGNVHIALRYLHEALKCNQRLLGADHIQTAASYHAIAIALSLMEAYSLSVQHEQTTLRILQAKLGSDDLRTQDAAAWLEYFESKALEQQEAAHNGTPKPDASISSKGHLSVSDLLDYIAPNADMKAREAQKKQARLKVKVKSGQNGETGAIEDTKDDINILLPGLVQENSSDKENKSELDNNVVSPVSESVDNKPDLVLAEPEVFQTDDNISHEDASEEGWQEAFPKNRSISGRKPSVSRRPSLAKLTTNFVNVSQSSSRYNRGKSSNFSSSPKPTPQSESSPASTGSSPSPIQKKFNKSSSFSPKLNNPSTPASGSEKHANVKSAPSSPAHLISSVGIQSAAKLFSYKEVALAPPGTIVKAVAEQQLPKENPQAVDSEPIPVDDTTNQIQIAQVEENPSDRKSEEEEEIRVKDKDVDALVLQVKNDDSVPTGVEISSEETSPTTKTTPLDEKDDCLNDPSKSSDIIISPLPTEAETEENTTSIPSPTESEKQGEPETVKETSKKLSASAPPFNPSTIPVFGSVSVSVFKDHVGILPPPVNIPPMVTVRRSPHQSATARVPYGPRISSGHNNRSGGRVPRNHTADKSHFNPPPIIMNPHAAEFVPWIPNGYPVSPNGYMVPVSPNSYPISPNGVPVSVNGIIVAQNGIPASVIVTSDEINHESEGVAVEEEKTQDSSNDTKKQDQPEEDSQEKPEGMLVEDGSDESNEITGEIGTEKKQPSKCWGDYSDSEAEVIEAAA